The window GGGCGCGCTCTATCTCGAGGGCGCCGACGTCGCCGATCTCTCGGAAGACCACCGGTCGTCCCTGCGCGCCCGCAGCATCGGCTTCGTATTCCAGTCCTACAATCTGCTCGCGCGCCACAATGCGATCGAGAACGTCGCACTGCCGCTGGTCTATTGCGGCATCGGCCGCAAGGAACGTCTGGCCCGCGCCGAGCAGAGCCTGCAGGCCGTCGGCATGGTGCACCGGGCCCACCACTTCCCGCGGCAGCTCTCGGGCGGCGAGCAGCAGCGCGTCGCGATCGCGCGCGCACTGATCGCCTCACCGCTGATCGTGCTCGCCGACGAGCCGACCGGCGCGCTCGACAGCCGTACCGGCGCCGAGATACTGGCCCTGTTCGCCGCGCTCAACCGCACCGGCCAGACCATCGTGATGATCACGCATGATCCCGGCATCGCGATCCAGTGCCGCCGCACGATCCGCCTCCATGACGGCGAGCTCGTCGCTGACGAAACGCTTGCTCCGATCCTGCCGCAACGGAGTTCTGCGCCATGACGATGCTTCAGGGCTTCCAGATCGCGCTGCACGCCTTGCGCCTCAATCCGTTGCGCAGCATCCTCACCATGCTCGGCATCGTGATCGGCGTCGCCTCCATCGTAACCGTGTTTGCGATCGGGTCCGGCGCGCAGCTTCGCCTGCAGGAGCAGATCCGCTCGATCGGCGCCAACGTGCTGATGATCAACCCCGGCGCGGTCTACCAGGGCGGCGTACGTCTCAAGGACGGCAGCAAGCTGACCATGACCGAGAGTGACGTGCAGGCGATCCTCGAGCAGATCCCCGAGATCCAGGCTGCGGCCGGCTCGATTGCAGGAACGGCCCAAATCATTCACGAGAGCAAGAACTGGAACACGACGATCAACGGGACGACGACCGGGCACTTCATGGTGCGCGACTGGCAGCTTGCGACCGGGCGCTATTTTTCCGGAAGCGAGGAGGCAGGCGCCGGCAAGGTCGTGATCCTCGGCAGCACGGTGGCGCACGAGCTGTTCGCGCCCGGCGAGGACCCGATCGGCGCACAGATCAGGATCATGAAGGTGCCGCTCGAAGTGGTCGGCGTTCTCGACCGCAAGGGGCCGGCGCAGGACGACGTGGCCTTCGTGCCGCTCACCACGGCCAAGCTGCGCTTCCTCGGCAGCGCAAGCAACATCAATCGGGATTCGGTCGCCTACATCATCGCCAAGGTGGCCGCGGACGGACAGATGGCGGGGGCGCGAACGGAGATCGAAAACCTGCTGCGGCAGCGCCACCGTATTCCCGCCGGCCAGGAGGACGACTTCAAGGTCCAGGATCCCGCCGCCGCCATGGAAGCGCAGCAGGGAGCGATCCGCACCGTCGCGCTCCTGCTTGTCGCCATCGCCTCGGTCTCGCTGCTCGTTGGCGGCATCAGCATCATGAACGTCATGATCGTGTCGGTCACCGAGCGCACGCGTGAGATCGGAATCCGCCGCGCGCTTGGCGGGCGGATGCGGGACATCCGTCTTCAGTTTCTCTGCGAGGCGCTCGTGCTCTGCCTGCTCGGCGGCGCGATCGGCGTCGGTGCCGGCGTCACGCTCTCGATGACGGTCGCGCGCATGGCAGGATGGATCACCTCGATCGACGGCCAGGCGATCGGCCTCGCCCTCGCCTTCTCGATCGCGACCGGCCTGATCTTCGGTTTTTATCCCGCCCACAAGGCATCCAAGCTCAGCCCGATCGAGGCACTCAAGACGGAGTGAGAACATGCTGGGGTGTTCGCGTCGACCAAAGGCCACGGAGGAGCAGTCATGAGTCCGGATCCGAAACAATCGATCACACCAACGCCACGCGAGCGGGACCTGATGATGCTGATCGCACGCGGCATGCAGAACAAGAACATCGCCTACGAGCTCAAGATCTCGGAGAACACGGTGCGGGCGCATATCGGCAACATCATGCGCAAATATCGCCTCCAGAACCGGACCCAGATCGCGATCATCTTCGCCCTGCAGGCGGCGCCGCCATCGCTTCGCCGCAACCTGGCCAATGGCGGCCGCATTTCGACGACGGCAGCGCCGGCCAAGGCGGCCGCGCAGAATACGCCGGTGCCGACCGCGCCGGATTGACCGCTCCGGCCACAATCCCTTGCGTCGTCTCAGACGAAACACCCAAATCCGGGGTCAACGGACCGCCGACAAAATATTTCTCTTTATTAGAATTCGGATTTTTGTTAAGAATTTCTCACTCCGGCCCGAGGAAGAGGGGCGTATCGCGATCGTCACGAACGCGGGCCGGACGGCGGTGGACGATAGTCACATCGGCGCGAATGGCTTCGCGGGGCGGGCAACCGTGAGTGAAGGCCTCGCGCACACGACCGGTGTGATCGGCGTACGGCAAAATCGTGTGGTCCTGACGCCCGGGGTCTGTGCGTCAAGCGTTGCGGTGATGTGATTGCCCAACCGGGCACACGCATCAGCCATCCGCGAGGCGACGGGGGCAATAGTGCATCGCTCCCCGGGGAGAGCGCGACATAAGCCGTAAAGCCACTGCGCAGGGAAGGCCGGATGTTGGGCTTCACCTGTATGCCGCTGTGCATTGTTCTTACGACAATCTCGCACAGTGGACCGCGGGTGCCAGCCGGCACCCGGTCTTCCCTGCGCCCTCTTTCAATTGAGGGTGAGACGACGAAGCAAAGCTCGGGCGAACGCGCCGCGAGGATGCGAAGGTGTGTCTGCGATCGAAAATGCGAATGGAAGCGCGACGCTGCCAGCCACTCACTCCGTCATTGCGAGCGCAGCGAAGCAATCCAGTCTGCCGCCACGGAAAGATTCTGGTTTGCTTCGCTGCGCTCGCAATGACGATGCTGAAGCAGTTGCCTGCCGACACCGCGATCTCGTGCCCCGGACGCCGCGCGGAGCCGGGGCCCCTGCCCTTCTTTACATGCCGCTCCGCTCTTGTAACAAAAC of the Bradyrhizobium sp. WSM1417 genome contains:
- a CDS encoding ABC transporter ATP-binding protein produces the protein MMALPPLISLQSVSRTYRADGVAVAAVRNVSFDIERGEIVAVMGPSGSGKSTLMNMLGLLDLPSEGALYLEGADVADLSEDHRSSLRARSIGFVFQSYNLLARHNAIENVALPLVYCGIGRKERLARAEQSLQAVGMVHRAHHFPRQLSGGEQQRVAIARALIASPLIVLADEPTGALDSRTGAEILALFAALNRTGQTIVMITHDPGIAIQCRRTIRLHDGELVADETLAPILPQRSSAP
- a CDS encoding ABC transporter permease, with the translated sequence MTMLQGFQIALHALRLNPLRSILTMLGIVIGVASIVTVFAIGSGAQLRLQEQIRSIGANVLMINPGAVYQGGVRLKDGSKLTMTESDVQAILEQIPEIQAAAGSIAGTAQIIHESKNWNTTINGTTTGHFMVRDWQLATGRYFSGSEEAGAGKVVILGSTVAHELFAPGEDPIGAQIRIMKVPLEVVGVLDRKGPAQDDVAFVPLTTAKLRFLGSASNINRDSVAYIIAKVAADGQMAGARTEIENLLRQRHRIPAGQEDDFKVQDPAAAMEAQQGAIRTVALLLVAIASVSLLVGGISIMNVMIVSVTERTREIGIRRALGGRMRDIRLQFLCEALVLCLLGGAIGVGAGVTLSMTVARMAGWITSIDGQAIGLALAFSIATGLIFGFYPAHKASKLSPIEALKTE
- a CDS encoding response regulator transcription factor produces the protein MSPDPKQSITPTPRERDLMMLIARGMQNKNIAYELKISENTVRAHIGNIMRKYRLQNRTQIAIIFALQAAPPSLRRNLANGGRISTTAAPAKAAAQNTPVPTAPD